A single genomic interval of halophilic archaeon DL31 harbors:
- a CDS encoding hypothetical protein (KEGG: hmu:Hmuk_0133 hypothetical protein), whose translation MENITPELVTEPGELYAGVRSSETDRERANVVGTAFVFTIVTFLTVLTNATEQPWAARSGAASQANRSLKSDIDAIEAAQVDRGVAATIEQNASAAVAWRSENCPSGSGREFGACAARGGLVLQERAGETHLVAVAFDVTVVSERGETELTVVVRLGSGER comes from the coding sequence ATGGAAAATATAACCCCTGAACTGGTAACAGAGCCAGGAGAACTGTACGCAGGCGTTCGTTCATCTGAGACAGACCGAGAACGGGCCAACGTCGTTGGTACCGCCTTCGTTTTCACAATCGTTACTTTCTTGACCGTGCTCACTAACGCCACTGAACAGCCCTGGGCCGCGCGGAGCGGCGCCGCTTCACAGGCGAACCGCTCGCTCAAGTCCGATATCGACGCCATCGAGGCCGCACAGGTGGACCGCGGCGTCGCCGCCACCATCGAGCAGAACGCGAGCGCCGCTGTAGCGTGGAGGTCCGAGAACTGTCCGAGCGGTTCGGGGCGGGAGTTCGGCGCGTGTGCGGCCCGTGGTGGGTTGGTGCTCCAAGAGCGCGCCGGCGAGACGCATCTGGTGGCGGTGGCGTTCGACGTGACGGTGGTCTCGGAGCGTGGGGAGACGGAACTGACGGTGGTGGTTCGCCTCGGCTCCGGTGAACGGTAA
- a CDS encoding hypothetical protein (KEGG: nph:NP2264A hypothetical protein), giving the protein MSPSEQSPMAGWNRSPLGLPSLAALRAQFLPLVRATAFWSAIALPLITVPMLVTETVWESPLMLLALFALNALAFVVGHGHNQPESAGEHH; this is encoded by the coding sequence ATGTCCCCCTCCGAACAGTCCCCCATGGCCGGGTGGAATCGCTCGCCACTCGGGCTCCCGTCGCTTGCAGCCCTCCGCGCCCAATTCCTCCCGCTGGTTCGTGCCACGGCGTTCTGGAGTGCCATCGCCCTCCCACTGATCACGGTCCCCATGCTCGTCACCGAGACGGTCTGGGAGTCCCCACTGATGCTGCTCGCGCTGTTCGCCCTGAACGCCCTTGCGTTCGTCGTCGGGCACGGACACAACCAACCCGAGAGCGCCGGCGAACACCACTGA
- a CDS encoding major facilitator superfamily MFS_1 (PFAM: Major facilitator superfamily MFS-1~KEGG: htu:Htur_0189 major facilitator superfamily MFS_1), protein MSLSVTDAVRRRVLAVVAAGNFAQLGVRFVIGPIVPLVIVEFDATNAGIGTALTAMWAVYALAQFPSGVLADRFGERRLLLTGLAGTVVGAAAVAVAPSLVLFGAALVVLGTGSGLFFSPGSSLLSRVYDDHGGALSALTAGGAVAGVIFPASAGLIGVRYGWRVAVAAAALVALPVVLATLLFVPKTPPAAPSRGLSELLNVGRILSVLRRPSLAYTAGIAVLTGFTFQAISSFLPTFMVQYRGVGTETAGLLFALVFGISAVAQPVGGRLSDAVSRDFAIGLSAALTATAFVVLLAVEGRVGLYAGTALLGAGISWPGAVQARVMDQLSDAERGFGFGLIRTVYMLLAASGSIVVGWLADTGGWVPAYGVVILLLVGCLLALGTNRALGLEL, encoded by the coding sequence GTGTCCCTCTCGGTCACCGACGCCGTTCGCCGCCGAGTTCTCGCGGTCGTCGCCGCCGGCAACTTCGCGCAGCTCGGGGTTCGATTCGTCATCGGCCCCATCGTCCCGCTGGTGATCGTGGAGTTCGATGCGACCAACGCCGGTATCGGCACGGCGCTGACGGCGATGTGGGCGGTGTACGCCCTCGCCCAGTTCCCCAGCGGCGTGCTGGCGGACCGGTTCGGCGAGCGTCGCCTCCTGCTGACGGGACTGGCAGGGACCGTCGTGGGTGCCGCAGCGGTCGCTGTTGCTCCCTCGCTCGTCCTGTTCGGAGCGGCGTTGGTCGTCCTCGGCACGGGAAGTGGGCTGTTCTTCTCGCCCGGTTCTTCGCTCCTCTCTCGGGTGTACGACGATCACGGCGGCGCACTTAGTGCGCTCACTGCGGGCGGCGCCGTCGCCGGCGTGATTTTCCCAGCCAGCGCGGGGCTCATCGGCGTCCGCTACGGCTGGCGAGTCGCCGTTGCTGCCGCCGCGTTGGTCGCACTCCCGGTCGTGCTCGCGACACTCCTCTTCGTCCCGAAAACCCCGCCCGCCGCGCCCAGCCGCGGCCTTTCGGAGCTGCTGAACGTCGGCCGTATCCTCTCCGTACTCAGGCGACCCAGCCTCGCCTACACCGCGGGAATCGCGGTTCTCACCGGCTTCACGTTCCAAGCCATCTCCTCGTTCCTGCCAACGTTCATGGTGCAGTATCGCGGCGTCGGTACGGAGACCGCAGGGCTGCTGTTCGCCCTCGTCTTCGGCATCTCCGCGGTGGCCCAGCCCGTTGGCGGCCGGCTCTCAGATGCCGTCTCCCGGGATTTCGCAATCGGCCTCAGCGCGGCCCTGACCGCGACGGCGTTCGTCGTCCTGCTGGCTGTCGAGGGTCGGGTCGGTCTTTACGCCGGCACTGCGCTGCTCGGTGCGGGGATCTCCTGGCCAGGTGCGGTCCAAGCCCGCGTGATGGACCAACTCAGTGATGCAGAGCGTGGGTTCGGGTTCGGGCTCATCCGGACGGTCTATATGCTGCTTGCGGCCTCGGGGAGCATCGTCGTCGGCTGGCTCGCAGATACGGGCGGTTGGGTTCCCGCCTACGGCGTGGTTATCCTGCTGCTGGTGGGCTGTCTGCTCGCGCTGGGGACGAACCGAGCACTCGGGCTGGAGCTCTAA
- a CDS encoding hypothetical protein (KEGG: hbo:Hbor_25990 hypothetical protein), producing MSGFDAADAALHVPQGTLVRSRVVDDVADPLDRALDQKLTGYAVLEPGSSLLLGDEAAGLLTFEDGIPVVAYCETTDEGGVDALAALAAPGPCSVDLYELSAEALDPVHQSPSFQVPPDAPARELAADPTLAERTRERAPEERQAEESASVVEAFLEDEERIAEIQEEARTEAKSRAAEWGLDDQLEVQ from the coding sequence ATGAGTGGCTTCGACGCCGCGGACGCGGCGCTGCACGTCCCACAGGGGACGCTCGTGCGCTCCCGCGTCGTCGACGATGTCGCCGACCCGCTCGACCGGGCACTCGATCAGAAACTCACGGGCTACGCCGTGCTCGAACCCGGCAGCTCGCTGTTGCTCGGCGACGAAGCGGCAGGCCTGCTCACCTTCGAAGACGGCATTCCCGTCGTTGCCTACTGCGAGACGACCGACGAAGGGGGCGTCGACGCGCTCGCTGCGCTCGCGGCGCCCGGCCCTTGCTCGGTCGACCTCTATGAACTCTCAGCGGAGGCGCTCGACCCGGTTCACCAGAGCCCTTCGTTCCAAGTCCCGCCGGACGCACCCGCCCGGGAGCTGGCCGCTGACCCGACGCTGGCTGAGCGAACACGCGAGCGCGCCCCCGAGGAGCGACAAGCCGAGGAGAGTGCGAGCGTTGTCGAGGCGTTTCTCGAAGACGAGGAGCGCATCGCCGAAATCCAGGAAGAGGCACGAACAGAAGCGAAATCGCGGGCTGCGGAGTGGGGCCTCGACGACCAACTGGAAGTGCAATAA
- a CDS encoding Cobyrinic acid ac-diamide synthase (PFAM: Cobyrinic acid a,c-diamide synthase~KEGG: hvo:HVO_0595 cell division inhibitor): protein MVEALAVASGKGGVGKTTSTLALGMALADEYDVTVVDADTGLANLCFHTGLAAADTTLQDLLLEDSDVAVDDAVYERFGLSLVPCGTSLDAFREADPTRLREVVATLADGTDVLLLDSPAAIGSQSAVLPLVLADRTVVVLQPTVPSLSDGLKVQEYARSYGTETAGVLFNRVRDDEAVDRVAEQAERYFGGPTLAKIPESDAARAARRAGKPLLAHAPDSPAATAYRRAAERLELQEGDSGQVADRFRSAVIPESP from the coding sequence ATGGTCGAAGCGCTGGCGGTCGCGAGCGGGAAAGGTGGCGTCGGTAAAACCACCAGCACGCTCGCGTTAGGAATGGCCCTCGCCGACGAGTACGACGTGACCGTCGTCGACGCCGACACGGGGCTGGCGAACCTCTGTTTCCACACCGGCCTCGCCGCCGCCGACACGACGTTGCAAGATCTGTTACTCGAAGATAGCGACGTGGCTGTCGACGACGCCGTCTACGAACGGTTCGGCCTCTCACTGGTCCCCTGTGGAACCTCACTCGATGCGTTTCGGGAGGCCGACCCGACGCGGCTCCGGGAGGTGGTGGCGACCCTTGCAGACGGGACGGATGTGCTCCTGTTGGACTCGCCAGCAGCTATCGGCTCCCAATCTGCAGTGCTCCCACTGGTGCTCGCAGACCGCACCGTTGTGGTGCTCCAACCCACCGTGCCCTCGCTCTCAGACGGGCTGAAAGTCCAGGAGTACGCCCGCTCCTACGGGACGGAGACGGCGGGCGTGCTGTTCAATCGCGTCCGCGACGACGAGGCGGTCGATCGGGTGGCCGAGCAGGCCGAGCGCTACTTCGGCGGGCCGACGCTGGCCAAGATTCCGGAGAGCGACGCGGCCCGCGCAGCACGCCGCGCCGGCAAACCGTTGCTCGCACACGCCCCCGATTCACCCGCCGCCACTGCCTACCGCCGTGCTGCGGAGCGACTGGAACTCCAGGAAGGCGACAGCGGACAGGTGGCCGACCGGTTCCGCTCGGCAGTGATTCCCGAATCGCCATGA
- a CDS encoding aminotransferase class I and II (PFAM: Aminotransferase, class I/II~KEGG: hmu:Hmuk_0141 L-threonine-O-3-phosphate decarboxylase), with translation MNADRVDELGRPPGRERAEVEFTDFTVGANPRRPPGVASVFDSALIAARERPSDDYLAYRAAAAEQLGCEASQVLPCSGEFPGMRLLFDLLVDDGETVLTQTPGCQDFPRETQLQGATSVPRSHDSLLDADPTDHEAAVLCRPNTTAGPDYETGDLLTFIERCREADTVVIVDETYLPMTGKPTLSGVEGVAVLRSLGEGYGLPGLRMGLIVATGQLRERLDTARTSWGLSVPEAAVGEHCLRQEGFLGESRERIAEERERLRARLETRFEVSAEGVFLRLETDTPEEIAANLREQGMLVADGSDHPGMENRIVITLRTPPENDRLLDAFGV, from the coding sequence ATGAACGCAGACCGCGTTGACGAACTCGGTCGCCCCCCGGGGCGGGAGCGAGCCGAGGTCGAGTTCACCGATTTCACCGTCGGAGCGAACCCACGACGGCCACCAGGGGTGGCCAGCGTCTTCGATTCCGCACTCATCGCGGCCCGAGAGCGGCCCTCGGACGATTATTTGGCCTATCGCGCCGCGGCCGCCGAGCAGTTGGGTTGTGAGGCGTCGCAGGTGCTCCCCTGTTCTGGTGAGTTCCCTGGCATGCGGCTGCTGTTCGACCTGCTTGTCGACGACGGCGAGACGGTACTGACACAGACGCCGGGCTGTCAGGACTTCCCACGGGAGACGCAGCTCCAAGGCGCGACCTCAGTCCCCCGGAGCCACGACTCGTTGCTCGACGCCGACCCCACGGACCACGAGGCGGCTGTCCTCTGCCGGCCAAACACAACCGCGGGCCCCGATTACGAGACGGGTGACCTGCTCACCTTCATCGAGCGCTGTCGCGAGGCCGACACCGTCGTCATCGTCGACGAAACGTACCTCCCGATGACCGGGAAGCCGACGCTTTCGGGTGTCGAGGGCGTCGCCGTCCTCCGGTCGCTGGGTGAGGGCTACGGCCTGCCAGGCCTCCGGATGGGCCTCATCGTTGCCACGGGACAGTTACGCGAACGGCTCGACACCGCCCGAACGTCCTGGGGGCTCTCGGTGCCCGAGGCCGCCGTTGGCGAACACTGCCTCCGGCAGGAGGGCTTCCTCGGGGAGTCCCGCGAGCGCATCGCCGAGGAGCGCGAGCGCCTCCGTGCCCGCCTGGAGACCCGCTTCGAGGTAAGCGCCGAAGGCGTGTTCCTCCGCCTCGAGACGGACACCCCCGAGGAGATCGCCGCGAACCTCCGAGAGCAGGGGATGCTCGTCGCCGACGGGAGCGACCACCCCGGCATGGAGAACCGAATCGTCATCACACTCCGCACGCCCCCGGAGAACGACCGACTGCTCGACGCGTTCGGCGTCTGA
- a CDS encoding Membrane dipeptidase (KEGG: avi:Avi_5916 dipeptidase~PFAM: Peptidase M19, renal dipeptidase): MIPVIDGHNDTLLAAQHEDREGGRFLETGGGGHLDLGRAKDGGLAAGLFATFVPTPNIDWEDIGDTPPTVDPTHARAETFEMFARLHHWAAQSEDFCLVSDGDDLEACIEGDAVGAIPHLEGAEAVDPDGSNLDLLYAAGVRSLGLTWSRSNVFAHGVPFTHNTTPDTGPGLTAAGRELVQACEDHGIMVDLAHLNEAGFWDVTEVTDRPLVVSHAGAHALSPAARNLTDEQLDAVAENDGLVGCTFALPHLREDGDRDADAPLSTLLDHLEYLAERMSPEHVALGSDFDGATISDAIGDVTGLQAVLEGLDARGFDRDEREAIAHGNWQRVLQAWWR; the protein is encoded by the coding sequence GTGATTCCGGTCATCGACGGCCACAACGATACGCTGCTGGCCGCCCAGCACGAAGACCGCGAGGGCGGCCGCTTCCTCGAAACGGGCGGCGGCGGCCACCTCGACCTCGGCCGAGCGAAGGATGGCGGCCTCGCTGCCGGCCTGTTCGCGACGTTCGTCCCGACCCCGAACATCGACTGGGAGGACATCGGCGACACGCCACCGACGGTCGACCCGACACACGCCCGCGCCGAGACGTTCGAGATGTTCGCGAGGCTGCACCACTGGGCCGCCCAAAGCGAGGATTTCTGCCTCGTCTCGGACGGCGACGACCTCGAAGCCTGCATCGAGGGCGACGCCGTGGGCGCGATTCCACATCTCGAAGGCGCCGAGGCCGTCGACCCGGACGGTTCGAACCTCGACCTGCTCTACGCCGCGGGGGTCCGCTCGCTTGGCCTCACGTGGTCGCGCTCGAACGTCTTCGCCCACGGCGTCCCCTTCACGCACAACACGACGCCGGACACCGGTCCCGGGCTCACGGCTGCTGGGCGGGAGCTCGTTCAGGCGTGCGAGGACCACGGCATCATGGTCGACCTCGCGCACCTGAACGAGGCAGGGTTCTGGGACGTGACCGAGGTGACCGACCGCCCGCTGGTGGTCTCTCACGCCGGCGCGCACGCGCTCTCGCCCGCTGCACGCAACCTCACCGACGAGCAACTCGACGCTGTAGCCGAGAACGATGGGCTGGTGGGCTGTACGTTCGCGCTCCCACACCTCCGGGAGGACGGCGACCGCGATGCTGACGCCCCGCTCTCGACACTGCTCGACCATCTCGAGTATCTCGCCGAGCGGATGAGTCCGGAGCACGTCGCACTCGGGAGCGATTTCGACGGCGCAACGATTTCGGACGCAATCGGCGACGTGACCGGGCTCCAAGCTGTGCTCGAGGGGCTGGACGCGCGGGGGTTCGACCGCGACGAGCGGGAAGCAATCGCCCACGGAAACTGGCAGCGCGTGCTCCAGGCGTGGTGGCGCTGA
- a CDS encoding phage SPO1 DNA polymerase-related protein (KEGG: hbo:Hbor_27510 uracil-DNA glycosylase, family 4~TIGRFAM: Phage SPO1 DNA polymerase-related protein~PFAM: Uracil-DNA glycosylase-like), which produces MDAMEGLCVESCERCPALVESRSRIVDGVGPADADLLFLGEAPGQQEDEGGEPFVGRSGDVLDEALRDAGIARSDVRITNCVRCRPLENRDPHKEELANCRGYLEQELDTVDPDLVVTLGKVPSEHLLERSLAVTKEAGSLHDARVGERAQRVLVSVHPAATLYDRSQRETFFETIAQAAEQAGLADAEDGQQQLGDY; this is translated from the coding sequence ATGGACGCGATGGAGGGTCTCTGTGTCGAGAGCTGTGAGCGCTGCCCCGCGTTGGTCGAGTCCCGGAGCCGCATCGTCGACGGCGTCGGCCCCGCGGACGCTGACCTCCTCTTTCTGGGTGAGGCACCAGGACAGCAAGAGGACGAGGGCGGCGAACCGTTCGTCGGCCGGTCGGGCGACGTGTTGGACGAGGCATTACGAGACGCGGGTATCGCCCGCTCGGACGTGCGCATCACCAACTGCGTCCGCTGCCGGCCGCTCGAGAACCGCGACCCGCACAAAGAGGAACTCGCGAACTGTCGTGGCTACCTCGAGCAGGAACTCGACACCGTCGACCCGGATCTCGTGGTCACGCTGGGAAAAGTCCCGAGCGAGCACCTCCTCGAGCGCTCGCTCGCCGTAACGAAAGAGGCGGGCTCACTCCACGACGCCCGCGTCGGCGAGCGAGCCCAGCGAGTGTTGGTCTCTGTCCACCCCGCGGCGACGCTCTACGACCGCTCTCAGCGCGAGACGTTCTTTGAAACTATCGCGCAGGCCGCCGAGCAGGCAGGCCTCGCAGATGCCGAGGACGGCCAGCAGCAGTTGGGCGACTACTGA
- a CDS encoding Imidazole glycerol phosphate synthase subunit hisH (TIGRFAM: Imidazole glycerol phosphate synthase, subunit H~HAMAP: Imidazole glycerol phosphate synthase, subunit H~KEGG: hvo:HVO_0448 imidazole glycerol phosphate synthase, glutamine amidotransferase subunit~PFAM: Glutamine amidotransferase class-I, C-terminal), which yields METDVVVVDYGLGNLRSVTKGLERAGASVTITDDPERFDAADGVVLPGVGAFREGMENADPYREALADVAASDTPLFGICLGMQMLLSGSEEADHAGQGAVEGLDLIPGTNVRFRGDHKVPHMGWNELEVVQDHPLITGVEGGRGGTVDGEYAYFVHSYYADPDDDNAIIAETEYGVTFPAIVANDDGTVFGTQFHPEKSGETGLTILKNFVDLC from the coding sequence ATGGAGACTGACGTTGTCGTCGTCGACTACGGGCTCGGCAACCTCCGGAGCGTCACGAAAGGGCTCGAACGGGCGGGCGCCAGCGTGACCATCACGGACGACCCCGAGCGCTTCGACGCGGCCGACGGCGTGGTACTGCCGGGCGTCGGGGCGTTCCGCGAGGGGATGGAGAACGCCGACCCCTACCGTGAGGCGCTCGCAGACGTGGCTGCCTCCGACACCCCACTGTTCGGGATCTGTCTGGGGATGCAGATGCTGCTTTCGGGCAGCGAGGAGGCCGACCACGCAGGGCAGGGCGCGGTCGAGGGCCTAGACCTGATTCCGGGAACGAACGTCCGGTTCCGTGGGGACCACAAAGTCCCGCACATGGGCTGGAACGAACTCGAGGTAGTGCAGGACCACCCGCTCATCACCGGCGTCGAGGGGGGCCGTGGGGGCACCGTCGACGGCGAGTACGCCTACTTCGTCCACTCCTACTACGCCGACCCGGACGACGACAACGCCATCATCGCCGAGACGGAGTACGGAGTGACGTTCCCCGCCATCGTCGCCAACGATGATGGCACCGTGTTCGGGACGCAGTTCCACCCCGAGAAGAGCGGTGAGACCGGCCTGACGATTCTGAAGAACTTCGTCGACCTCTGCTAA
- a CDS encoding transposase IS66 (PFAM: Transposase, IS66~KEGG: hsl:OE1094R transposase (ISH10)) — translation MVADEKVEQLLERITALENRVDELEQEKTNLKQENQQLREENKRLRAKLRWYEGPHTPPSKDQSDQEESSSSSDADEDDEQPRTDGGTPGRKPGHDPEWRAAPDPDREIDVTCDCCPECGEGFDESAGVSPRLVEELPDPQPPEVTQYNRHHYECYSCGAETVASHPDCPDEGQFGVNVIAQAALSRYDHRLPYRKIADRFEQLHGLELSGASAWHATERAARAGRCEYEQIRRRIQHADVVHIDETGIKRDGEQAWMWTFTTDEHTLYAVRESRGSDVPAEVLGEDFAGTVVCDGWTAYPAFTSNLQRCWAHILREAEDVADKYEDGEPIHRHLTQMYVGLQSWLETDPSLRERAQMHRSSQNGLKSLVRCSATDDPVATLLGKIKGGIDHWLTFIGEPAVSPTNNAAENALREPVVLRKIIGTLRNDRGMFVHETLLSLLATSRQQGRNPYEKLKRIVRDNEMISRTHAVPSVESSG, via the coding sequence ATGGTCGCTGACGAAAAAGTGGAGCAACTGCTTGAGCGGATCACTGCTCTCGAAAATCGCGTTGATGAACTTGAGCAGGAGAAAACAAACCTCAAGCAAGAGAATCAGCAACTCCGCGAAGAGAACAAACGCCTCAGAGCTAAGCTCCGGTGGTACGAGGGACCGCATACACCACCGAGCAAGGACCAGTCAGACCAAGAGGAGTCGTCGTCCTCGTCCGATGCGGACGAGGACGACGAACAGCCACGTACTGACGGTGGGACACCGGGTCGAAAGCCCGGACACGACCCTGAGTGGCGAGCCGCACCTGACCCAGATCGAGAAATCGACGTTACCTGTGACTGCTGTCCGGAGTGTGGCGAAGGGTTCGACGAGTCGGCGGGCGTCAGCCCCCGACTCGTCGAGGAACTCCCGGATCCACAGCCACCCGAAGTTACACAGTACAACCGCCATCACTACGAGTGCTACTCTTGTGGAGCCGAGACTGTCGCTTCACACCCCGACTGCCCCGACGAGGGGCAGTTCGGGGTGAACGTCATCGCCCAAGCCGCTCTTTCCAGATACGATCACCGCCTCCCCTACCGGAAGATCGCCGACCGCTTCGAGCAATTGCATGGCCTCGAACTCTCAGGTGCATCTGCGTGGCACGCGACCGAGCGCGCTGCGCGCGCCGGTCGCTGTGAATACGAACAGATCCGCCGACGGATTCAGCACGCTGACGTTGTTCACATCGACGAGACGGGAATCAAACGCGACGGCGAACAGGCGTGGATGTGGACGTTCACCACGGACGAGCACACGCTGTACGCGGTCAGAGAGAGTCGCGGAAGCGATGTTCCGGCAGAAGTCCTCGGCGAGGACTTCGCGGGAACGGTCGTCTGCGATGGCTGGACGGCATATCCGGCATTCACCAGCAACCTCCAGCGGTGCTGGGCACATATTCTCCGCGAAGCGGAAGATGTCGCTGACAAGTACGAGGACGGAGAGCCAATTCACCGGCATCTCACGCAAATGTACGTCGGTCTCCAGTCGTGGCTGGAGACCGACCCGAGCCTTCGTGAGCGAGCACAGATGCACCGATCAAGCCAGAACGGACTCAAATCGCTCGTTAGGTGCTCAGCTACCGACGACCCAGTGGCAACACTGCTCGGGAAGATCAAAGGAGGGATCGACCACTGGCTCACCTTCATCGGTGAGCCAGCAGTCTCGCCAACGAACAACGCTGCGGAGAATGCGCTTCGTGAGCCGGTTGTTCTCCGGAAAATCATCGGGACGCTCCGCAACGACCGCGGGATGTTCGTTCACGAGACGTTGCTGTCCCTGCTGGCGACATCGCGCCAGCAGGGACGCAATCCCTACGAGAAGCTCAAGCGCATTGTCCGAGACAACGAGATGATTTCACGGACTCACGCTGTGCCATCCGTCGAGTCCTCGGGGTAA
- a CDS encoding major facilitator superfamily MFS_1 (PFAM: Major facilitator superfamily MFS-1~KEGG: hwa:HQ2285A major facilitator superfamily transporter) gives MSDDGEAPGPLDGFRQFFALERDVLVLSLAMFAFSLGFQMTNRFLPEYLVALGASGFVIGLFGTVGNVISAVYPYPGGALSDRLGSRNALTLFGLVSTLGFVVWVVAPGIGPISVVGLTIQPWLWIFVGLLLAQAWKSFGLGATFAVVKQATAPSKLAAGFASTETFRRSAFLVGPVLAAVLIGLHPAFTVSFQYVLAVAVVFGAVGTVAQHVLYDASEDSLGSSFEGLAQVRADLRAMPSELRPLLVGDTLVRFANGMVYVFFVLVVTQFYAVGFDATLPIFGAVSLSPAAFFGYLLGVEMFVALLSMVPVSKAAEWVGLKPVVALGFAVYALFPVVLIGAPDLLAGTVPLQWVMVLVFAFSGLRFAGLPSHKALIVGPAEAGSSGRVTGTYYLLRNTVGIPSAALGGFLWEFVSPELAFTIATGIGVVGTGYFLLFGEEFAAYR, from the coding sequence GTGAGTGACGACGGGGAGGCTCCCGGCCCACTGGACGGCTTTCGGCAGTTCTTCGCGCTGGAACGGGATGTGCTGGTGCTCTCGCTGGCGATGTTCGCGTTCAGCCTCGGCTTCCAGATGACCAATCGCTTTCTGCCGGAGTATCTGGTCGCACTCGGGGCGTCTGGGTTCGTTATCGGCCTGTTCGGCACCGTCGGCAACGTCATCTCGGCGGTCTATCCGTACCCGGGTGGCGCGCTCTCCGACCGACTGGGTTCGCGAAACGCGCTGACGCTGTTCGGCTTGGTGTCGACGCTCGGCTTCGTCGTTTGGGTGGTCGCGCCCGGAATCGGGCCGATCTCTGTTGTGGGCCTCACCATCCAACCCTGGCTCTGGATTTTCGTCGGCCTGCTACTCGCACAGGCGTGGAAATCCTTCGGGCTCGGGGCCACCTTCGCCGTCGTGAAGCAGGCGACCGCCCCCTCAAAACTGGCTGCCGGCTTCGCCAGCACTGAGACGTTCCGCCGGAGCGCATTCCTCGTCGGGCCGGTGCTCGCGGCGGTGCTCATCGGCCTCCACCCCGCATTCACCGTGAGCTTCCAGTACGTGCTCGCGGTCGCCGTCGTCTTCGGCGCCGTCGGGACCGTCGCCCAGCACGTCCTCTATGACGCGAGTGAGGACTCACTGGGGAGTTCCTTCGAGGGGCTGGCGCAGGTCCGCGCGGACCTCCGGGCAATGCCCAGCGAACTCCGCCCGCTGCTGGTGGGTGACACGCTGGTGCGCTTTGCCAACGGGATGGTCTACGTCTTCTTCGTCCTCGTCGTCACACAGTTCTACGCGGTGGGGTTCGATGCGACGCTGCCCATCTTTGGAGCCGTCTCGCTCTCCCCAGCCGCCTTTTTCGGTTATCTGCTAGGTGTGGAGATGTTCGTCGCGCTGCTCTCGATGGTGCCGGTGTCGAAAGCCGCCGAGTGGGTCGGCCTCAAACCGGTGGTTGCGCTTGGCTTCGCCGTCTACGCGCTCTTCCCGGTGGTGCTCATCGGCGCTCCCGACCTGCTCGCGGGGACGGTCCCGCTCCAGTGGGTGATGGTGCTCGTCTTCGCCTTCTCGGGGCTCCGGTTCGCGGGACTGCCCTCGCATAAGGCACTCATCGTCGGGCCCGCCGAGGCCGGCTCCAGCGGCCGCGTCACGGGGACCTACTACCTGCTTCGCAACACCGTCGGCATCCCCAGTGCCGCGCTCGGTGGCTTTCTCTGGGAGTTCGTCAGCCCAGAGCTCGCGTTCACCATCGCGACGGGCATCGGCGTCGTCGGTACGGGCTACTTCCTCCTGTTCGGCGAGGAGTTCGCGGCCTACCGCTGA